In one Diceros bicornis minor isolate mBicDic1 chromosome 2, mDicBic1.mat.cur, whole genome shotgun sequence genomic region, the following are encoded:
- the NCKIPSD gene encoding NCK-interacting protein with SH3 domain, producing MYRALYAFRSAEPNALAFAAGETFLVLERSSAHWWLAARARSGETGYVPPAYLRRLQGLEQDVLQAIDRAIEAVHNAAMRNGGKYSLEQRGVLQKLIHHRKEILSRRGPSASSPASMTPSTSDHYLDAAAARQPNGVCQAGFARQHSLPSSEYLGADGGLYQIPSQPRRAAPATPPPPVKRRDREALVVSGSGGRNTAPSGDNSVSSGSSVSSTSLDTLYTGSSSSELGPSCSATPPPVPRRSTHTTMSQAQPPPSKLPAPEPPTEEVAVDTTSAPDELETLGALSLGTTEEKAVAETAVPRTIGAELMELVRRNTGLSHELCRVAIGIVVGHIQASVPAISPVMEQVLLSLVEGKDLSTALPSGQVCHDQQRLEVIFADLARRKDDAQQRSWALYEDEGVIRCYLEELLHILTDADPEVCKKMCKRNEFESVLALVAYYQMEHRVSLRLLLLKCFGAMCSLDAAVISTLVSSVLPVELARDMQTDTQDHQKLCYSALILAMVFSMGEAVPYAHYEHLGTPFAQFLLSIVEDGLPSDTTEQLPDLCMNLLLALNLHLPAPDQNVIMAALSKHANVKIFSEKLLLLLNRGDDPVRIFKHEPQPPHSILKFLQDVFASPATAAIFYHTDMMALIDITVRHIADLSPGDKLRMEYLSLMHAVIRSTPYLQHCHRLPDLQATLRRILTEEEVSPQCQMDRMIVREMCKEFPVLGTAPS from the exons ATGTACCGCGCGCTGTATGCGTTCCGCTCGGCGGAGCCCAACGCTCTGGCGTTCGCCGCGGGCGAGACCTTCCTGGTGCTGGAGCGCAGCAGCGCGCACTGGTGGCTGGCGGCGCGGGCGCGCAGTGGCGAGACGGGCTACGTGCCGCCCGCCTACCTGCGCCGCCTGCAG ggcctgGAGCAGGATGTCCTCCAGGCTATCGACCGGGCCATTGAGGCTGTGCACAATGCAGCCATGCGGAATGGTGGCAAGTACAGCCTGGAGCAGCGTGGAGTCCTCCA GAAGCTGATCCACCACCGGAAAGAGATCTTGTCCCGCAGAGGCCCCTCAGCCTCCAGCCCTGCATCTATGACCCCATCCACCAGTGACCACTATCTGGATGCTGCTGCTGCCAGGCAGCCCAATGGCGTGTGTCAAGCAGGGTTTGCGCGGCAGCACAGCCTGCCCAGTTCTGAGTATCTTGGGGCAGATGGAGGCCTCTACCAG ATCCCATCACAGCCTCGCCGAGCAGCACCTGCCACGCCACCCCCACCCGTGAAGCGCCGAGACCGTGAGGCCCTGGTGGTCTCAGGGAGCG GTGGCCGCAACACCGCGCCCTCTGGGGACAATTCTGTGTCCAGCGGCTCCTCAGTCAGCAGCACCTCCCTTGACACACTCTATACCGGCTCCAGCTCATCTGAGCTGGGCCCCAGTTGTTCAGCCACGCCCCCACCTGTGCCCCGCCGAAGCACCCATACCACCATGTCGCAAGCTCAGCCCCCTCCCTCCAAGTTGCCAGCCCCCGAGCCTCCTACAGAGGAGGTGGCAGTTGACACAACCTCAGCTCCTGATGAGCTGGAGACCCTGGGTGCGCTGAGTCTGGGGACcacagaggagaaggcagtgGCTGAGACTGCCGTACCCAGGACCATCGGGGCAGAGCTGATGGAGCTTGTGCGGAGAAACACCGGCCTGAGCCACGAGCTATGCCGTGTGGCCATTGGCATCGTGGTGGGTCACATCCAGGCCTCCGTGCCAGCCATCTCACCTGTCATGGAGCAGGTCCTCCTCTCGCTGGTAGAGGGCAAG GACCTGAGCACTGCCCTGCCCTCAGGGCAGGTCTGTCATGACCAGCAGCGGTTGGAAGTGATCTTTGCAGACCTGGCTCGGCGGAAGGACGATGCCCAGCAGCGCAGCTGGGCACTGTATGAGGACGAGGGTGTCATCCGCTGCTACCTGGAGGAGCTGCTGCACATTCTG ACTGACGCAGACCCTGAAGTTTGCAAGAAAATGTGCAAGAGAAACGAATTCGAATCTGTCCTGGCCTTGGTGGCCTACTACCAAATG GAGCACCGGGTGTCACTCCGGCTACTGCTGCTCAAGTGCTTTGGCGCCATGTGCAGCCTGGATGCAGCCGTCATCTCCACACTTGTGTCATCAGTGCTGCCTGTGGAGCTGGCGCGGGACATGCAGACAGACACGCAGG atcaccagaaactctgttaCTCCGCCCTCATCCTGGCCATGGTCTTCTCCATGGGGGAGGCAGTGCCCTACGCACACTATG AGCACCTGGGCACGCCCTTTGCCCAGTTCCTGCTGAGCATTGTCGAGGATGGGCTGCCCTCGGATACCACAGAACAGCTGCCGGATCTCTGCATGAACCTGCTTCTGGCTCTCAACTTACACCTGCCAG CCCCTGACCAGAACGTCATCATGGCTGCCCTGAGCAAACATGCCAACGTCAAGATCTTCTCCGAGAAGCTGCTGTTGCTCCTGAACAGAGGAG ACGACCCTGTGCGCATCTTCAAACATGAGCCTCAGCCGCCACACTCCATCCTCAAGTTCCTGCAGGACGTGTTTGCCAGCCCTGCCACGGCTGCCATCTTCTACCACACGGACATGATGGCGCTCATCGACATCACTGTGCGGCACATCGCGGACCTGTCGCCTGGAGACAAG CTGCGCATGGAGTACCTCTCCCTGATGCATGCTGTGATCCGCTCCACACCCTACCTGCAGCACTGCCACCGGCTACCCGACCTGCAGGCCACACTACGACGCATCCTGACCGAGGAGGAAGTCTCGCCCCAATGCCAGATGGACCGCATGATTGTCCGAGAGATGTGCAAGGAATTCCCAGTGCTCGGCACGGCCCCCAGCTAg